One Periophthalmus magnuspinnatus isolate fPerMag1 chromosome 8, fPerMag1.2.pri, whole genome shotgun sequence genomic window carries:
- the c1qtnf6a gene encoding complement C1q tumor necrosis factor-related protein 6 isoform X2 gives MLGPLLFLSLLSVVAPGPPPSGGCRRCCDHLEPPEGTRDRSGRFSHVPEVRTYINMTILKGDKGDRGDRGTPGKVGMDGPPGARGPLGSKGSKGQAGAPGDPCKVQHSAFSVGRRKSLHSLETYQALIFDTVFVNMDEHFNMFEGKFICQIPGIYFFNVNIHTWNFKETYLHIMLNEAEKAIIYAQPSDRSIMQSQSVMLELGLKDEVWVRLYKRERENAIYSDDVDVYITFNGYLLRAIH, from the exons ATGTTGGGGCCCTTGCTtttcctgtccctcctctctgtggtggccccggggcctcctccgtCGGGTGGATGTAGGCGCTGCTGTGACCACCTCGAGCCACCAGAGGGAACTAGAGACCGCTCAGGGAGGTTCAGCCACGTGCCAGAGGTCCGCACCTACATCAACATGACCATCCTGAAAG GTGACAAAGGAGACCGTGGAGACCGAGGGACGCCCGGTAAAGTGGGTATGGACGGTCCCCCGGGTGCCAGAGGTCCTCTCGGCTCCAAAGGCTCCAAGGGTCAGGCCGGTGCTCCGGGCGACCCCTGCAAAGTCCAGCACTCTGCTTTCTCCGTGGGTCGCAGAAAATCCCTCCACAGCCTGGAGACGTACCAGGCGCTGATCTTTGACACCGTTTTTGTCAACATGGACGAGCACTTTAACATGTTTGAGGGAAAGTTCATCTGTCAAATCCCAGGTATCTACTTCTTCAACGTCAACATTCACACGTGGAACTTCAAGGAGACGTACCTGCACATTATGCTCAACGAGGCGGAGAAGGCGATCATCTACGCCCAGCCCAGTGACCGCTCCATCATGCAGAGCCAGAGCGTGATGCTGGAGCTGGGGCTGAAGGATGAGGTGTGGGTGCGGCTGTACAAGAGAGAACGGGAGAACGCCATTTACAGCGACGACGTGGATGTTTATATCACGTTTAACGGATACCTGCTCAGAGCTATTCATTAG
- the c1qtnf6a gene encoding complement C1q tumor necrosis factor-related protein 6 isoform X1: MSARGLFTCRRPHVSRTMLGPLLFLSLLSVVAPGPPPSGGCRRCCDHLEPPEGTRDRSGRFSHVPEVRTYINMTILKGDKGDRGDRGTPGKVGMDGPPGARGPLGSKGSKGQAGAPGDPCKVQHSAFSVGRRKSLHSLETYQALIFDTVFVNMDEHFNMFEGKFICQIPGIYFFNVNIHTWNFKETYLHIMLNEAEKAIIYAQPSDRSIMQSQSVMLELGLKDEVWVRLYKRERENAIYSDDVDVYITFNGYLLRAIH; encoded by the exons TGAGCCGCACCATGTTGGGGCCCTTGCTtttcctgtccctcctctctgtggtggccccggggcctcctccgtCGGGTGGATGTAGGCGCTGCTGTGACCACCTCGAGCCACCAGAGGGAACTAGAGACCGCTCAGGGAGGTTCAGCCACGTGCCAGAGGTCCGCACCTACATCAACATGACCATCCTGAAAG GTGACAAAGGAGACCGTGGAGACCGAGGGACGCCCGGTAAAGTGGGTATGGACGGTCCCCCGGGTGCCAGAGGTCCTCTCGGCTCCAAAGGCTCCAAGGGTCAGGCCGGTGCTCCGGGCGACCCCTGCAAAGTCCAGCACTCTGCTTTCTCCGTGGGTCGCAGAAAATCCCTCCACAGCCTGGAGACGTACCAGGCGCTGATCTTTGACACCGTTTTTGTCAACATGGACGAGCACTTTAACATGTTTGAGGGAAAGTTCATCTGTCAAATCCCAGGTATCTACTTCTTCAACGTCAACATTCACACGTGGAACTTCAAGGAGACGTACCTGCACATTATGCTCAACGAGGCGGAGAAGGCGATCATCTACGCCCAGCCCAGTGACCGCTCCATCATGCAGAGCCAGAGCGTGATGCTGGAGCTGGGGCTGAAGGATGAGGTGTGGGTGCGGCTGTACAAGAGAGAACGGGAGAACGCCATTTACAGCGACGACGTGGATGTTTATATCACGTTTAACGGATACCTGCTCAGAGCTATTCATTAG